The following coding sequences lie in one Panicum virgatum strain AP13 chromosome 6N, P.virgatum_v5, whole genome shotgun sequence genomic window:
- the LOC120678050 gene encoding uncharacterized protein LOC120678050 yields MHLQLADSSVQYPDRIAEDVPVKVRDYFIPVDFVVLDMDISKDTPLILGRPFLSTAGAQINVGAREIRFNINGNEERFPFQPKVEQCSMIKIKFGPNSQGIQEVVVTPRKKDNMVSLVKEVIKEGKHVEVVIPVQTTPQDQPSSSRVKKAEKAQQSVTVPPRTGAQS; encoded by the coding sequence ATGCATCTCCAGCTGGCAGACTCCTCGGTACAGTATCCAGATAGGATTGCAGAAGACGTACCGGTAAAAGTTAGGGACTACTTCATCCCTGTCGATTTCGTGGTGCTGGACATGGACATTTCCAAGGATACACCACTTATTCTAGGAAGACCATTCCTAAGCACTGCGGGGGCACAAATCAATGTTGGAGCCAGAGAAATCCGCTTCAATATCAACGGCAATGAAGAAAGGTTCCCATTTCAGCCCAAGGTTGAGCAATGCTCTATGatcaaaatcaagtttgggCCAAATTCACAAGGCATACAAGAAGTCGTGGTAACACCacgaaagaaggacaacatggTCAGCCTCGTGAAAGAAGTCATAAAGGAGGGTAAGCATGTAGAAGTGGTAATACCAGTCCAGACTACTCCACAAGATCAACCCTCCTCATCAAGAGTGAAAAAAGCAGAGAAAGCACAGCAGTCCGTCACTGTTCCTCCCAGGACGGGTGCTCAATCATAA